The following are encoded in a window of Mycobacterium sp. ELW1 genomic DNA:
- a CDS encoding coenzyme F420-0:L-glutamate ligase translates to MGSSPTAPPSGDHGSAAPVEILPVPGLPEFRPGDDLAGALSSAAPWLRDGDVVVVTSKVMSKCEGRIVAAPADPDERDALRRKIIDDEAVRVLARKGRTLITENRNGIVQAAAGVDGSNVGSTELALLPIDPDRSAAALRTALRERLGVNVAVLVTDTMGRAWRNGQTDAAIGSAGLPVLYGYAGAVDRHGNELVVTEVAVADEIAAAADLVKGKLTAVPVAVVRGLELDDDGSTAARLVRGGEDDLFWLGTAESLELGRRQAQLLRRSVRQFAPEPVDHTLIEDAVAEALTAPAPHHTRPVRFVWLQDHGRRITLLDRMKDAWRKDLSGDGKPADAVERRVARGQILYDAPEVVIPFLVPEGAHSYPDPDRTQAEHTMFTVAVGAAVQALLVALAVRGVGSCWIGSTIFAAELVREILDLPPDWEPLGAVAIGYPVEPPEPRNPAPVGDLLVRK, encoded by the coding sequence ATCGGCTCAAGTCCAACGGCGCCGCCGAGCGGCGACCACGGTAGCGCGGCTCCCGTCGAAATCCTGCCCGTCCCCGGGCTTCCGGAGTTCCGCCCCGGCGACGATCTGGCCGGCGCCCTCAGTTCGGCGGCACCATGGCTGCGCGACGGCGACGTCGTCGTGGTCACCAGCAAGGTGATGTCCAAGTGCGAGGGTCGCATCGTCGCGGCGCCGGCGGACCCCGACGAACGGGACGCGCTGCGCCGCAAGATCATCGACGATGAGGCCGTGCGGGTGCTGGCCCGCAAAGGTCGGACGCTGATCACCGAGAACCGCAACGGCATCGTGCAGGCGGCCGCGGGCGTCGACGGCTCCAACGTCGGGTCAACCGAATTGGCCCTGCTGCCGATCGATCCCGACCGCAGCGCTGCCGCGCTGCGCACGGCATTGCGCGAGCGGCTCGGCGTGAATGTCGCGGTCCTGGTCACCGACACCATGGGTCGGGCCTGGCGAAACGGCCAGACCGACGCCGCGATCGGCTCCGCCGGGCTGCCTGTCCTCTACGGATACGCCGGCGCCGTCGACCGGCACGGCAACGAGTTGGTGGTCACCGAAGTCGCCGTCGCCGACGAGATCGCCGCCGCCGCCGACCTGGTGAAGGGCAAGCTGACCGCCGTGCCGGTCGCGGTAGTCCGTGGCCTCGAGCTCGACGACGACGGGTCCACCGCGGCGCGCCTGGTGCGCGGCGGTGAGGACGATCTGTTCTGGCTGGGCACCGCCGAGTCGCTGGAACTCGGGCGCCGCCAGGCCCAGCTGTTGCGCCGCTCGGTGCGACAGTTCGCGCCGGAGCCGGTCGACCACACGCTCATCGAAGACGCCGTCGCCGAAGCACTCACCGCACCGGCCCCGCATCACACCCGGCCGGTGCGGTTCGTCTGGTTGCAGGACCATGGCCGTCGCATCACACTGCTGGACCGGATGAAAGACGCCTGGCGCAAGGATCTTTCCGGCGACGGCAAGCCCGCCGACGCCGTCGAACGGCGAGTCGCCCGCGGCCAGATCCTCTACGACGCACCAGAGGTCGTCATCCCGTTCCTGGTGCCCGAGGGCGCCCACAGCTATCCCGACCCGGACCGCACCCAGGCCGAGCACACGATGTTCACCGTCGCGGTCGGAGCCGCGGTACAAGCACTCCTGGTGGCGCTGGCCGTGCGCGGCGTGGGCAGCTGCTGGATCGGCTCGACCATCTTCGCGGCCGAGCTGGTCCGGGAAATCCTTGATCTACCGCCTGATTGGGAACCGCTGGGTGCCGTCGCCATCGGCTATCCGGTCGAACCGCCCGAACCCCGCAATCCGGCACCGGTCGGCGATCTGCTGGTGCGCAAGTGA
- a CDS encoding NUDIX domain-containing protein, with amino-acid sequence MSVRESAIELLTEWDAPDDCQDSLRQSVLAFLLARPDACERACVPGHITASALVVNHTGDQVLLTLHPRLGRWVQLGGHCEDSDADIVAAAMREAAEESGIDGLRIDTSLGAIHVHALTCSLGVPTRHLDLQFIARAPADATIEISDESLDLRWWPIDALPDGIDSAVSHLVSVGRSRV; translated from the coding sequence GTGAGCGTGCGGGAGTCGGCCATCGAGCTGCTGACCGAATGGGATGCGCCGGACGACTGCCAGGATTCGCTGCGTCAGTCCGTCCTGGCCTTTCTGCTCGCCCGCCCCGATGCCTGCGAGCGGGCATGCGTCCCAGGCCATATCACGGCCTCGGCGTTGGTGGTCAACCACACCGGCGACCAGGTGCTGCTCACCCTGCATCCGCGGCTCGGTCGCTGGGTTCAGCTCGGCGGCCATTGCGAAGACTCCGACGCCGACATCGTCGCGGCCGCGATGCGGGAGGCCGCTGAAGAGTCCGGGATCGACGGCCTGCGCATCGACACGTCGTTGGGCGCCATCCACGTTCACGCACTGACCTGCTCGCTGGGAGTGCCCACCCGGCACCTGGATCTCCAGTTCATCGCCCGCGCACCCGCGGACGCGACCATCGAGATCAGCGACGAATCGCTCGATCTGCGGTGGTGGCCGATCGACGCACTGCCCGACGGCATCGACTCGGCGGTCTCACACCTGGTGTCGGTCGGCCGCTCGCGGGTCTAG
- a CDS encoding NDP-sugar synthase: MDPSKVDAVVLVGGKGTRLRPLTVSAAKPMLPTAGLPFLTHLLSRIAEAGIEHVILGTSFKAATFENEFGDGSKLGLQIEYVVEDHPMGTGGGIANVIPKLRNDTVMVFNGDVLSGMDLRQMLASHHESQADLTLHLVRVSDPRAFGCVPTDADGRVEAFLEKTEDPPSDQINAGTYIFKREILDHIPRGREVSVEREVFPALLADGVKVCGYVDSSYWRDMGTPEDFVRGSADLVRGLAPSPALGGRRGESLVHDGASVSPGAVLVGGTVVGRGAEIGPGVRLDGAVIFDGAHIEAGSVVERSIIGAGARIGPRALLRDAIIGDGANIGARCELLRGARVWPGVVIPDCGVRYSSDI, translated from the coding sequence ATTGATCCGTCGAAGGTCGATGCGGTGGTGCTGGTCGGTGGCAAAGGCACCCGGCTACGGCCGCTGACCGTCTCGGCGGCCAAGCCGATGCTGCCGACCGCGGGGCTGCCGTTCCTGACGCATCTGCTGTCCCGCATCGCCGAGGCCGGCATCGAACACGTCATCCTCGGCACGTCGTTCAAAGCGGCGACGTTCGAGAACGAATTCGGCGACGGGTCCAAGCTCGGCCTGCAGATCGAGTACGTCGTCGAGGATCACCCGATGGGCACCGGCGGCGGGATCGCCAACGTCATTCCCAAACTGCGGAACGACACCGTGATGGTGTTCAACGGTGACGTCCTGTCCGGCATGGACCTGCGCCAGATGCTGGCCAGCCACCACGAGTCGCAGGCGGATCTGACCCTGCACCTGGTGCGCGTCAGCGATCCGAGGGCATTCGGCTGTGTGCCCACCGACGCCGACGGTCGCGTGGAAGCGTTCCTCGAGAAGACCGAGGATCCGCCGTCCGACCAGATCAACGCCGGCACGTACATCTTCAAGCGCGAAATCCTCGACCACATCCCCCGTGGACGGGAGGTGTCGGTGGAGCGCGAGGTGTTCCCGGCGCTGTTGGCCGACGGCGTGAAGGTTTGCGGCTACGTCGATTCCAGCTACTGGCGCGACATGGGTACACCGGAGGATTTCGTGCGCGGCTCGGCCGACCTGGTTCGCGGGCTGGCGCCGTCGCCTGCGCTCGGCGGTCGACGCGGGGAAAGCCTTGTGCACGATGGGGCGTCGGTGTCCCCGGGCGCGGTACTGGTCGGCGGGACCGTGGTGGGCCGTGGCGCCGAGATCGGGCCGGGTGTCCGCCTGGACGGCGCGGTCATCTTCGACGGGGCGCACATCGAGGCGGGCTCGGTCGTGGAGCGGTCGATCATCGGCGCCGGCGCGCGGATCGGTCCGCGCGCGTTACTGCGCGACGCCATCATCGGCGATGGCGCGAACATCGGTGCGCGCTGCGAACTCCTGCGCGGTGCGCGGGTGTGGCCGGGAGTTGTCATCCCGGACTGCGGTGTTCGCTACTCGTCCGACATCTAG
- a CDS encoding glycosyltransferase family 2 protein yields MTSSRPLTVVTVTYSPGSHLDRFLSSLTVATDRPVTVVLADNGSTDGTPEEAVERYPGTRLVRMGGNLGYGSAANRGVATVPADDEFVIVANPDVVWGPNSIDELLAAADRWPRAAALGPLIRDPDGSVYPSARHLPSLVRGGMHAVVGFVWKTNPWTKAYRQEYLEPTERPVGWLSGSCLLIRRAAFDQVGGFDERYFMYMEDVDLGDRLGRAGWLNVYVPSSEILHAKGHSTGRDPASNLRAHHESTYLYLSDRHFGWWRAPLRWTMKSALKVRSRAAVRKSRRELARSRGTR; encoded by the coding sequence GTGACGTCGAGCCGCCCCCTGACCGTGGTGACGGTGACGTACTCCCCGGGCTCACATCTGGATCGCTTCCTGTCCTCCTTGACGGTGGCCACCGACCGTCCGGTGACAGTGGTGCTGGCCGACAACGGTTCCACCGACGGGACGCCGGAGGAGGCGGTGGAGCGCTATCCCGGCACCCGCCTGGTGCGCATGGGCGGAAACCTCGGCTACGGCAGCGCCGCCAATCGCGGTGTGGCGACGGTTCCCGCCGACGACGAGTTCGTGATCGTCGCCAACCCCGATGTGGTGTGGGGACCCAACAGCATCGACGAGTTGCTCGCCGCCGCCGACCGCTGGCCCAGGGCTGCGGCCCTGGGACCGTTGATCCGCGACCCCGACGGCTCGGTCTACCCGTCGGCGCGCCACCTGCCGAGCCTGGTGCGCGGCGGCATGCATGCGGTAGTCGGCTTCGTCTGGAAGACCAATCCGTGGACCAAGGCCTATCGCCAGGAGTACCTCGAGCCCACCGAGCGGCCGGTGGGCTGGCTGTCGGGCTCGTGCCTGCTGATCCGGCGCGCGGCATTCGACCAGGTCGGCGGGTTCGACGAGCGCTACTTCATGTACATGGAAGACGTTGACCTCGGTGACCGGCTGGGCCGGGCCGGCTGGCTCAACGTCTACGTCCCGTCGTCGGAGATCCTGCACGCCAAGGGCCACTCGACCGGCCGGGACCCGGCCAGCAACCTGCGGGCACATCACGAAAGCACCTACCTTTATTTGTCCGATCGGCATTTTGGCTGGTGGCGTGCGCCGCTGCGATGGACTATGAAGAGCGCGCTGAAGGTTAGGTCACGCGCGGCGGTACGCAAGTCCCGTCGCGAGCTGGCGAGAAGTAGGGGGACTCGGTGA
- the rfbD gene encoding dTDP-4-dehydrorhamnose reductase, with protein MVARIVITGAGGQVGMFLAGEAARRGIEVSALTHRQCDITDPAAAERFIAEKDLVVNCAAIANVDAAEADPDTAYAVNATGAENVAHACARVGAQLVHLSTDYVFSGEPVGGQQRRPYDVGDEAAPLGVYGRTKLAGEVAVLAAMPDAHVVRTSWVYTGAAGTDFVAGMRRLAGTDGTADAVDDQIGSPTYVKDLADAIFEISEGRIREPILHVANEGACTRLELARAVFSELGADPQRIRPVSTAQAGRPAPRPVYSALSMGLSVRAGLTPPRPWREALAEALAQPVPGGQLPSTP; from the coding sequence GTGGTGGCGAGGATCGTGATTACAGGTGCCGGCGGCCAAGTGGGGATGTTTCTTGCAGGTGAGGCGGCCCGTCGGGGCATCGAGGTCAGCGCGTTGACGCATCGGCAGTGTGACATCACCGACCCCGCCGCCGCCGAGCGGTTCATCGCCGAGAAGGACCTGGTGGTGAACTGCGCGGCCATTGCGAATGTGGACGCCGCCGAGGCCGACCCCGACACCGCATACGCCGTCAACGCCACCGGAGCGGAGAACGTCGCGCACGCCTGCGCGCGGGTCGGCGCGCAGCTGGTGCACCTCTCTACCGACTACGTCTTTTCGGGCGAGCCTGTCGGTGGTCAGCAGCGCCGCCCCTATGACGTCGGCGACGAGGCTGCGCCGCTGGGTGTCTACGGACGCACCAAGCTCGCCGGTGAGGTGGCCGTGCTGGCCGCCATGCCCGACGCCCACGTGGTGCGCACCTCGTGGGTGTACACCGGCGCAGCGGGCACCGATTTCGTGGCGGGGATGCGCCGGCTGGCCGGCACCGACGGGACCGCCGACGCGGTCGACGACCAGATCGGGTCACCCACCTACGTCAAAGACCTCGCCGATGCGATATTCGAGATCAGTGAGGGGCGCATTCGGGAGCCGATCCTGCACGTCGCCAACGAGGGCGCGTGCACCCGCCTGGAGCTGGCCCGAGCCGTGTTCTCCGAACTCGGTGCCGACCCGCAGCGGATCCGGCCGGTGAGCACGGCGCAAGCGGGCCGCCCGGCGCCGCGACCGGTGTATTCAGCACTGTCGATGGGGCTCTCGGTGCGCGCTGGGCTCACCCCGCCAAGACCGTGGCGTGAGGCGCTTGCCGAGGCGCTGGCCCAGCCCGTGCCCGGCGGGCAGTTACCCTCTACGCCGTGA
- a CDS encoding TIGR03089 family protein, with protein sequence MTNLTAVVLDPLLRADPMGPRITYYDDATGERIELSTVTLANWAAKTANLLRDEMGAGPGTRVAVLLPAHWQTAAVLLGVWWIGAEVVLSGAADLALCTAERLDEADDAAAGGDVAVLSLDPFGKPAPDLPIGVTDYATAVRVHGDQYAAEPRPGPALDGRSVDEVLAAASDSAAEAALTATDRVMSSLPWSTADDIITNLLAVFVAGASLVQVANPDAAALERRRTTEKVSRDLA encoded by the coding sequence ATGACCAATCTGACTGCGGTCGTTCTGGATCCGCTGCTGCGGGCCGACCCGATGGGTCCGCGGATCACGTACTACGACGACGCAACCGGTGAGCGTATCGAGCTGTCGACGGTGACGCTGGCCAACTGGGCGGCCAAGACCGCCAACCTGTTGCGCGACGAAATGGGCGCAGGCCCGGGCACCCGGGTTGCCGTGTTGCTGCCCGCGCATTGGCAGACCGCGGCGGTGCTGTTGGGCGTGTGGTGGATCGGCGCCGAGGTCGTGCTGTCCGGAGCGGCGGATCTCGCATTGTGCACCGCCGAGCGGTTGGACGAGGCCGACGACGCGGCCGCCGGCGGTGACGTCGCGGTGCTGTCGCTGGATCCGTTCGGCAAGCCGGCACCTGACCTGCCGATCGGTGTCACCGATTACGCGACGGCGGTCCGGGTGCACGGCGACCAGTACGCCGCTGAGCCGCGACCAGGTCCGGCACTGGACGGCAGGTCGGTCGACGAAGTGCTGGCCGCCGCTTCCGATTCCGCCGCCGAGGCCGCTCTGACGGCCACCGATCGGGTCATGTCGTCGTTGCCGTGGTCCACCGCGGACGACATCATCACCAACCTGCTTGCGGTGTTCGTCGCGGGCGCGTCCCTGGTTCAGGTGGCCAACCCTGATGCCGCCGCGCTGGAACGGCGCCGGACGACCGAGAAGGTCAGCAGAGACCTGGCGTGA